Below is a window of Candidatus Blochmanniella vafra str. BVAF DNA.
ATTGTTGGTAATATTGGCATTCCTGCTCTTACTTTATTAAATAACAATTACCAATTGTATATATTAGAAATATCAAGTTTTCAATTAGACGTAACGTATAGTTTATGTGCTGCAGCTGCTACTATTTTAAATGTTAGTGAAGATCATATGGATCGTTATGCAGCTGGAATTGTAGACTACAGTAGTTCTAAAAACCGAATTTATAATAACGCTATTACTTGTGTAATAAATTTTTTGGATCCTTTAACATATCCTGTATCTTGTAATTATGGGCGTCTTGTGAGTTTTGGAGTTGATTCAAATTCTGCAGATTATAGAATAGAGTATTGTAAAGGGAAAGCCTGGATAGTAATATATGGTGAATACATATTAGATTGTTTTGAATTGCATATAAATTGTCATATTAATTATTACGCTAATATTTTATCTGCTTTAGCGTTATCAGATAGTGTTAATATTCCTCGTATGGCATCTTTACAGTCTTTAAGATATTTTTCTGGGTTATCACATCGTTTTCAATTAATTTATACAAATCGTAATGTGAAATGGATTAATGATTCTAAGGCTACTAATGTTGCTGCTACAAAGATAGCTATTAATGCTGCTTTGTCAATATTGGCTAGTGGTGATTTACATTTGTTATTAGGAGGAGATGGAAAATTAGCTAATTTTTTTGAGTTAACAGCTTTAATTACAAAATATGAAATACATTTATATTGTTTTGGAAAAGATGGTTTTTTTTTAACGAAATCTGGTTCTAAAAATATTTTTTTGACCAATGATATAATTGATGCAATGAATATCATTTGTCGCCGAGTGAGAAGAAAAGATATAGTTTTGTTGTCTCCTGCATGTTCTAGTTTAGATCAATTTTTATCATTTAAATATAGGGGGGAGCTATTTACTTATTTATCTAGAAGATTAGGATGATATATATCAGATATATATTTGTTGATAAAAATAATATTTTTAAAATTTAGTAAATAAATAAGATATAGTTTTACCATGATATTATTATATGATCGAATGTTGTTTGGATTATTATTAGGATTAATTTGTATTGGTTTTATTATAACTAGTTCTGGATCTATCCCAGTAGGTATTAATATAGCCGGTGATCCTTATTTTTTTATAAAACGGGCAATTATTTACTATATTATTACATTTTTAATATCTTTAATAGTGTTAAACATACCTATAGTTGTTTGGAAAAATTGTAGTTTTATAATGTTATTATGTAGTTTTTGTATGTTAGTAGTAGTATTAATTTTTAATAATACTATTAATGGAGCTTCAAGGTGGGTCATATGGGGATCTTTATGCGCTCAACCTTCAGAATTATCAAAATTATTTTTTATTTTTTATTTTGCTAATTATTTAGAACGCAAGTTGATAGAAGTTCGCAGTACTTTTTGGGGTGTATGTAAACCTATTATAATAGTGTTTTTATTATCATTGTTATTATTAAGACAACCAGATTTTGGTAGTATTATAATTTTATTTATTATTACTTTATATATATTATTCTTGTTTGGAGCAAAGTTGAATCAACTTGCATTGATATTTATATTAAGTATTTTTTTTATTATATTATCTGTTGCATTGAAACCTTATCGTATACAACGAATGTTATCTTTTTGGGATCCTTGGAAGGATCCATTTGGTAATGGATATCAATTAACTCAATCATTAATGGCTTTTGGTCGTGGTGGATATTTTGGACGTGGATTAGGTAATTCTATACAAAAATTGGAATATCTTCCTGAATCGCATACTGATTTTGTTTTTTCTATTTTAGCAGAGGAGTTAGGATTAGTTGGATCAATTTTAGTTTTGATGATATTATTTGGAGTTGTATTCCGAGCTATGATTATTGGTACTCATGCATTATATTATAATCAAAAATTTTCCAGCGTTTTAGCGTATTCCATTGGAATTTGGTTAGGAATACAAACATTTATAAATGTAGGAGTAGTTAGTGGAATTTTACCTATAAAAGGATTAACATTACCGTTTATTAGTTATGGAGGATCTAGTTTTTTAATTACAACAATAATAGGCATGTTATTAATTCGGATAGATTTTGAGATTCGTTTAATTAAACATCAGGCTTTCTTTGAAAAATAGACAAGGGTGGGATGATAAATGCGTGTAAAAAAAAAATAAAGACGATATTGATAATAGCAGGTGGAAGTGGAGGGCATGTGTTCCCAGGGTTATCGGTAGCGCGATATTTAATGAATCATGGATATAAGGTAGTTTGGTTAGGATCTAAAGAGAATATTGAATCTCAATTAGTGCCGAGGCATGGGATAGATATTAAATTTATTTATATGAAAGGATGGCGTGGAAAAAACATATATAAGAAGTTGGTTACATTGTTATTTTTAATGTTTTTATCAATATACCAGGCATTAAAAATTATAAAGTACTGGAAGCCTGATATAGCTTTAAGTATGGGTGGGTATGTTGCTGGCCCTAGTAGTTTGGCTGTTGTTTTATGTAGAATTCCATTAATTATACATGAGCAAAATAGAGTTATAGGATTAACTAATCGATATTTATCTTTTTTTGCTGCAAAAATATTTCAAGGTTTTCCTGATGTTATTGCTAATGCTATTACGTTAGGCAATCCATTACGACATACGATTTTATCTATTCCTAAACCAATTAATCGATGGAAATATCGTACTGGTCCAATTCGGGTTTTGGTAATGGGCGGTAGCAATGGAGCTTATATTTTTAATAAGGTTGTACCAAAAATTTTTGAACAATTATTTAGTAAGTTAATTATATGGCATCAATCTGGAGAAAAAGATTTTGAACGTGTACTCAAGGCATATCGAAAGACAAAACAAAAAATTAATTATAAAATAACGCCATTCATTGATGATATAGCACAAGCGTATTCATGGGCTGATGTTGTAATATCTCGATCTGGAGCATTGACAGTAAGTGAAATAATTTATGTTGGTTTACCTGCGATATTTGTACCATTTCCTTATCATAAAGATAAACAGCAATATTGGAATGCTTTACCTTTGATGAAACTAGGGTCAGCGATAATTGTTGAACAAGAGAAGTTTACTAGTGATTATATTAGTCGAGTTTTAGAATCTTGGAATCGAAAAACATTACTAGTTATGGCAAAGCGAGCTAGATCTTTAATTACACCTAATGCAACAAAATTAGTTGCTCAAACAATAATACAATATTTAAAAGAAAAAAAATATTAGTAACGCTATTTATTTATATGCAATCATTCCAATTGACAAATGATATTTTACCAGTAATTAATCGTTATTATATTAAACAAATCCATTTCATTGGGATAGGCGGAGCTGGGATGAGTGGTATTGCAATTATATTAGCGCATCAAGGATATAATGTGACTGGTTCTGATATAGAAGAAAGTGATATAACTCAATATTTATTAAACTTGGGAGTAAAAATATTTTTTGGTCATTGTAGTGAGAATGTAAATAATGCAGATCTTGTAGTTATATCTAGTGCTATTAATTTAAATAATATCGAATTTCAAGCAGCGAAACGTTTAAAAATTCCTATTATGAGACGAGCAGAGGTTTTATTTGAATTAATGAGATATAAATATGGTATAGCTATTGCTGGAACTCATGGAAAAACTACAACTACTGCTATGTTAGCTAATATTTATGTTGAAGCAGGATTAGATCCAACTTTCATAAATGGAGCAATAATAAGATCAGAGGGAGTTCAATCCCGGTTTGGGTGCAGTTGTTATTTTATAATAGAAGCAGATGAAAGCGATAAATCATTTTTATGGTTGTATCCTACAGTAGAAATAATTACTAATATTGATTTTGATCATATGAGTGCATATCAAAATAATTACGAATTTCTTAAAAAGGCATTTGTTGAATTTCTAAATCATTTACCAGTATATGGTTATGCTGTGATATGTATTGATGATCCAGCGATTCGAAGTGTTTTGTCTAATGTTAATAGGAAAATTATTACTTACGGATTTAGTAAAGATGCAGATTTATGTATTTTGAATTATCATCAATACAGGGAGAAAAGTAAGTTTACTGTTTTAATAAAAAATAAAAAAAAATTAGAAATAATTTTAAATAT
It encodes the following:
- the murD gene encoding UDP-N-acetylmuramoyl-L-alanine--D-glutamate ligase, encoding MNTTKYKKAQVVIIGLGITGLSCLNFFLIRGIIPKVIDTRLRPPAINQLPSFIEFCFGRLCDEWILHADLIVVSPGVRLDDPVLIEARRMGIEIIGDIELFVREITVPIIAITGSNGKSTVTQLVGNMARYAGWKVGIVGNIGIPALTLLNNNYQLYILEISSFQLDVTYSLCAAAATILNVSEDHMDRYAAGIVDYSSSKNRIYNNAITCVINFLDPLTYPVSCNYGRLVSFGVDSNSADYRIEYCKGKAWIVIYGEYILDCFELHINCHINYYANILSALALSDSVNIPRMASLQSLRYFSGLSHRFQLIYTNRNVKWINDSKATNVAATKIAINAALSILASGDLHLLLGGDGKLANFFELTALITKYEIHLYCFGKDGFFLTKSGSKNIFLTNDIIDAMNIICRRVRRKDIVLLSPACSSLDQFLSFKYRGELFTYLSRRLG
- the ftsW gene encoding putative lipid II flippase FtsW, which produces MILLYDRMLFGLLLGLICIGFIITSSGSIPVGINIAGDPYFFIKRAIIYYIITFLISLIVLNIPIVVWKNCSFIMLLCSFCMLVVVLIFNNTINGASRWVIWGSLCAQPSELSKLFFIFYFANYLERKLIEVRSTFWGVCKPIIIVFLLSLLLLRQPDFGSIIILFIITLYILFLFGAKLNQLALIFILSIFFIILSVALKPYRIQRMLSFWDPWKDPFGNGYQLTQSLMAFGRGGYFGRGLGNSIQKLEYLPESHTDFVFSILAEELGLVGSILVLMILFGVVFRAMIIGTHALYYNQKFSSVLAYSIGIWLGIQTFINVGVVSGILPIKGLTLPFISYGGSSFLITTIIGMLLIRIDFEIRLIKHQAFFEK
- the murC gene encoding UDP-N-acetylmuramate--L-alanine ligase; translation: MQSFQLTNDILPVINRYYIKQIHFIGIGGAGMSGIAIILAHQGYNVTGSDIEESDITQYLLNLGVKIFFGHCSENVNNADLVVISSAINLNNIEFQAAKRLKIPIMRRAEVLFELMRYKYGIAIAGTHGKTTTTAMLANIYVEAGLDPTFINGAIIRSEGVQSRFGCSCYFIIEADESDKSFLWLYPTVEIITNIDFDHMSAYQNNYEFLKKAFVEFLNHLPVYGYAVICIDDPAIRSVLSNVNRKIITYGFSKDADLCILNYHQYREKSKFTVLIKNKKKLEIILNIPGYHNVLNATASIGVSIEEGIPDLVILRAMLNFQGTNRRFENLGFYSLKQINGRVGKVMIVDDYGHHPTELHATIATVRSGWPDKRLIMVFQPHRFTRTCELYDSFIHVLSTVDVLLILNVYPAGEKPILNINSQTLCDAINKYGKIKPVFVSNEYILLKILLGLLDNGDLLLIQGAGTIGNKMRALFLKNQKS
- the murG gene encoding undecaprenyldiphospho-muramoylpentapeptide beta-N-acetylglucosaminyltransferase, with amino-acid sequence MINACKKKIKTILIIAGGSGGHVFPGLSVARYLMNHGYKVVWLGSKENIESQLVPRHGIDIKFIYMKGWRGKNIYKKLVTLLFLMFLSIYQALKIIKYWKPDIALSMGGYVAGPSSLAVVLCRIPLIIHEQNRVIGLTNRYLSFFAAKIFQGFPDVIANAITLGNPLRHTILSIPKPINRWKYRTGPIRVLVMGGSNGAYIFNKVVPKIFEQLFSKLIIWHQSGEKDFERVLKAYRKTKQKINYKITPFIDDIAQAYSWADVVISRSGALTVSEIIYVGLPAIFVPFPYHKDKQQYWNALPLMKLGSAIIVEQEKFTSDYISRVLESWNRKTLLVMAKRARSLITPNATKLVAQTIIQYLKEKKY